Proteins from a single region of Streptomyces spectabilis:
- a CDS encoding aldehyde dehydrogenase family protein, with the protein MTSIHAFWVAGRQATGETTLDVTSPWDGRLVGKAAVPTDAQVEEAVAAAYAVREEFAATPAHVRAAALAHVSQRLVERTEEIAQLISAENGKPVKWARGEVGRAISVFRFAAEEARRFNGGEAQRLDTDQGGQGRLALTRRFPKGVVLGIAPFNFPLNLCAHKVAPAIAVGTPIILKPAPATPLSGLILGELLAETDLPAGSWSVLPVANDKMPALVQDERLPVISFTGSDKVGYQIMDSVPRKHCTLELGGNGAAVVLGDFSSDQDLDWAASRIATFSNYQGGQSCISVQRVIADASVYDRLVAKVVQAVEGQVTGDPSDPKTDVGPLVSEDAAKRVESWVDEAVRAGATLLTGGKRDGATYAPTVLADVPGDVTLAREEVFGPVLTVTKVDGEQAAFDTVNNSKYGLQAGVFTHDLQAAFRAHRALEVGGVVIGDAPSYRADQMPYGGVKQSGVGREGVRYAMDDYTYERVMVLTGLAL; encoded by the coding sequence ATGACTTCCATTCACGCCTTCTGGGTCGCCGGTCGCCAGGCCACCGGTGAGACCACCCTCGACGTCACCTCGCCGTGGGACGGGCGACTCGTCGGCAAGGCGGCCGTCCCGACCGACGCCCAGGTGGAGGAGGCCGTCGCCGCGGCCTACGCGGTCCGCGAGGAGTTCGCGGCCACCCCGGCCCACGTCCGCGCCGCCGCCCTCGCCCACGTGTCGCAGCGCCTGGTGGAGCGCACCGAGGAGATCGCGCAGCTGATCTCCGCCGAGAACGGCAAGCCGGTCAAGTGGGCCCGCGGCGAGGTCGGCCGCGCCATCTCGGTGTTCCGCTTCGCCGCCGAGGAGGCCCGCCGCTTCAACGGCGGGGAGGCCCAGCGCCTGGACACCGACCAGGGCGGCCAGGGCCGCCTGGCGCTCACCCGCCGCTTCCCGAAGGGCGTCGTCCTCGGCATCGCGCCGTTCAACTTCCCGCTGAACCTGTGCGCCCACAAGGTCGCCCCGGCCATCGCCGTCGGTACGCCGATCATCCTCAAGCCCGCCCCGGCGACCCCGCTCAGCGGTCTGATCCTCGGTGAGCTGCTCGCCGAGACGGACCTGCCCGCGGGCTCGTGGTCGGTGCTGCCGGTCGCCAACGACAAGATGCCCGCCCTCGTCCAGGACGAGCGCCTCCCGGTCATCTCCTTCACGGGCTCCGACAAGGTCGGCTACCAGATCATGGACTCGGTGCCGCGCAAGCACTGCACCCTGGAGCTCGGCGGCAACGGCGCGGCGGTCGTGCTCGGCGACTTCTCCTCCGACCAGGACCTGGACTGGGCCGCGAGCCGCATCGCGACCTTCTCCAACTACCAGGGCGGCCAGTCCTGCATCTCCGTGCAGCGGGTCATCGCCGACGCCTCGGTGTACGACCGGCTCGTGGCGAAGGTCGTCCAGGCCGTCGAGGGCCAGGTGACCGGCGACCCGTCCGACCCGAAGACCGACGTCGGCCCGCTGGTCAGCGAGGACGCGGCCAAGCGGGTGGAGTCCTGGGTCGACGAGGCCGTGCGGGCGGGCGCCACGCTGCTCACCGGCGGCAAGCGCGACGGCGCCACGTACGCGCCGACCGTCCTCGCCGACGTGCCGGGCGACGTCACCCTCGCCCGCGAGGAGGTCTTCGGACCGGTGCTCACGGTCACGAAGGTGGACGGCGAGCAGGCCGCCTTCGACACCGTGAACAACTCCAAGTACGGCCTCCAGGCCGGCGTGTTCACGCACGACCTGCAGGCCGCCTTCCGCGCCCACCGCGCCCTGGAGGTCGGCGGCGTCGTCATCGGCGACGCCCCCTCCTACCGCGCGGACCAGATGCCGTACGGCGGCGTGAAGCAGTCCGGCGTCGGCCGCGAGGGCGTCCGCTACGCCATGGACGACTACACGTACGAGCGCGTCATGGTCCTCACCGGCCTGGCGCTGTAA
- a CDS encoding PucR family transcriptional regulator produces the protein MPPTLASLVQHSALKLTVRAGEDRLDTPVRWAHVSELADPVPYMEGGELLLVTALQLDAENPETMRRYVKRLAGAGVVGLGFAVGVNYPDIPQALLTAATEEDLPLIEVPRRTPFLAISKAVSAAIAADQYRAVTAGFAAQRELTRQALGDGPEGLLGALAGQVDGWAALYDASGAVVATAPEWAARRAARLTPDVDRLRERTAPASLVVAGAEDRVELHSLGTGRRPRAALAVGTASTLGTAERYAVHSAIALLTLTTERSRSLHAAEARIGGAVLRMLLAGEPDHALAVAGDLYGGLLDAPFRLVVAESAAPPAAGEEGAWSAGLVDAVESAAARFGEALLVVPYGERLVLLVADGGAAQRAAVEHVARVEAGSPEAAEGPGLLMGLSAPAGTVAAAPAYKQAEQALSVARRRGKALVEHEELAAGSVLPLLADDAVRAFADGLLRALREHDATGRGDLVASLRAWLSRHGQWDAAAADLGVHRHTLRYRMRRVEEILGRSLDDPDVRMELWLSLKATAPVD, from the coding sequence ATGCCCCCCACGCTCGCCTCGCTCGTCCAGCACTCCGCGCTCAAGCTCACCGTGCGCGCGGGCGAGGACCGCCTGGACACCCCCGTGCGCTGGGCCCACGTCAGCGAGCTCGCCGACCCCGTTCCGTACATGGAGGGCGGCGAGCTGCTCCTCGTCACCGCGCTTCAGCTGGACGCGGAGAACCCCGAGACGATGCGGCGGTACGTGAAGCGGCTCGCGGGCGCCGGCGTCGTCGGCCTCGGCTTCGCCGTCGGCGTGAACTACCCCGACATCCCCCAGGCCCTGCTCACCGCGGCCACCGAGGAGGACCTGCCGCTCATCGAGGTGCCGCGCCGCACCCCCTTCCTCGCCATCAGCAAGGCCGTGTCGGCGGCCATCGCCGCCGACCAGTACCGCGCCGTCACCGCGGGCTTCGCCGCCCAGCGCGAGCTGACCCGGCAGGCACTGGGAGACGGCCCGGAAGGGCTGCTCGGCGCGCTCGCCGGACAGGTCGACGGCTGGGCCGCGCTGTACGACGCCTCCGGTGCCGTCGTCGCCACCGCGCCCGAGTGGGCCGCCCGCCGCGCCGCCCGGCTCACCCCGGACGTCGACCGCCTGCGCGAGCGGACCGCCCCCGCCAGCCTCGTCGTGGCCGGGGCCGAGGACCGGGTCGAGCTGCACTCCCTGGGCACCGGGCGGCGGCCGCGCGCCGCGCTCGCCGTCGGCACGGCCTCGACCCTCGGCACCGCCGAGCGGTACGCCGTGCACTCCGCGATCGCCCTGCTCACCCTCACCACCGAGCGCTCCCGTTCCCTGCACGCCGCCGAGGCCCGCATCGGCGGCGCCGTCCTGCGCATGCTGCTCGCGGGGGAGCCCGACCACGCGCTGGCCGTGGCCGGGGACCTGTACGGCGGGCTGCTCGACGCGCCCTTCCGGCTCGTGGTGGCCGAGTCCGCGGCGCCCCCGGCCGCCGGGGAGGAGGGCGCCTGGTCCGCGGGGCTCGTCGACGCCGTCGAGTCGGCGGCCGCCCGCTTCGGCGAGGCGCTGCTCGTGGTGCCGTACGGCGAGCGGCTCGTGCTGCTCGTCGCCGACGGCGGGGCGGCGCAGCGGGCCGCCGTCGAGCACGTGGCGCGGGTGGAGGCCGGGAGCCCCGAAGCGGCCGAGGGCCCCGGGCTCCTGATGGGGCTCTCCGCACCTGCGGGGACCGTCGCGGCCGCGCCCGCCTACAAGCAGGCCGAGCAGGCCCTCTCCGTGGCGCGGCGGCGCGGCAAGGCCCTCGTCGAGCACGAGGAGCTGGCCGCGGGATCCGTGCTTCCGCTGCTCGCGGACGACGCGGTACGGGCGTTCGCGGACGGGCTGCTCCGCGCACTGCGCGAGCACGACGCGACGGGGCGGGGCGACCTGGTCGCCTCGCTGCGGGCGTGGCTGTCGCGGCACGGGCAGTGGGACGCCGCCGCGGCGGACCTCGGGGTGCACCGGCACACCCTGCGTTACCGCATGCGGCGCGTAGAGGAGATCCTCGGCCGCTCCCTGGACGACCCGGACGTCCGCATGGAGCTCTGGCTCTCCCTGAAGGCGACGGCACCGGTGGACTAG
- a CDS encoding ATP-binding protein yields MTSDGTYDARGTHATPVPRPAPPRGGAADAVPPRPAQAPGAPPQTQGEEFLAWLRTPRPQAAPGVWRYGHRTRPEQEPEVIPTRQLLTGAAIAFLVGWLVWSLLNNGYLGGWWIVPLELFTPDSWRTSDSKVVNLLVWDGYTLLVVLAIMIGVGKVGRWDEIWRRFVAPRLRVKPPEDPEPAPEEDPAQWPKLRDGGAGAAADRLAADARAGLMRDIDAARIARAWRSVRSGNNSLAAFTDSVVRDGAAACPHPSGDRDLPARAARHDLATAQVRLGTTVDDPRNPYAYRGAGLAVGPNLIGTSLLAVGPAGSGKTGSVVWPIAEALCLQALAGRAAVVVVGAAGAGLGPGDDYDVVVRIGHPESVYDLDLYGGATDPDEAAAVLAEALVGDLVDPHLGADTRRSTTVLAQLLGPYHTVHGRFPSVPGLRALLDGVAEPLDALRKGLQELGHEVMLRELDARARQSGHPGDIGATLADRLALLDRPAFAAFFDTSGRSTPFSLRALDHPVRVRIDLPERGHADASRILARLVLAQFTSSAAAREDRSLFACLVLDDATGTVTPEAVRRIQRLRSANAGVVMTLRTLDDVPRPLRTPLLGAVGCRMALSGLTPWDGQDFAEVWGKEWIEARDVTDRQIIAETPAGKALHVLRRVITGRAPTARAVTVRQVERERWSASELAHAVPPGHAVLSLTDVRGEHAPPLLVDLRS; encoded by the coding sequence ATGACTTCCGACGGCACGTACGACGCTCGCGGGACGCACGCCACTCCGGTGCCGCGGCCCGCGCCGCCGCGCGGCGGCGCGGCCGACGCCGTGCCGCCCCGGCCGGCACAGGCGCCGGGTGCGCCGCCGCAGACACAGGGCGAGGAGTTCCTGGCGTGGCTGCGCACGCCACGGCCGCAGGCGGCGCCCGGCGTCTGGCGGTACGGGCACAGGACGAGGCCGGAGCAGGAGCCGGAGGTCATCCCGACCCGCCAGCTCCTGACGGGCGCGGCGATCGCGTTCCTCGTGGGCTGGCTGGTCTGGTCGCTGCTCAACAACGGGTACCTGGGCGGCTGGTGGATCGTTCCCCTGGAACTCTTCACGCCGGACTCCTGGCGCACGAGCGACAGCAAGGTCGTCAACCTCCTCGTCTGGGACGGCTACACCCTGCTCGTCGTGCTCGCCATCATGATCGGCGTCGGCAAGGTGGGTCGCTGGGACGAGATCTGGCGCCGCTTCGTCGCCCCGCGTCTGCGCGTCAAGCCGCCGGAGGACCCCGAGCCCGCGCCGGAGGAGGACCCCGCCCAGTGGCCGAAACTGCGGGACGGGGGCGCCGGGGCCGCCGCCGACCGGCTCGCCGCCGACGCCCGTGCCGGGCTCATGCGGGACATCGACGCCGCCCGCATCGCCCGCGCGTGGCGCTCCGTGCGGTCGGGGAACAACTCGCTTGCCGCGTTCACCGACTCCGTCGTGCGCGACGGCGCCGCCGCCTGCCCGCACCCCTCGGGGGACCGGGACCTGCCCGCGCGGGCCGCGCGGCACGACCTCGCCACCGCGCAGGTGCGGCTCGGCACCACCGTGGACGACCCGCGCAACCCGTACGCCTACCGGGGCGCCGGACTCGCCGTCGGCCCGAACCTGATCGGCACCTCGCTGCTCGCCGTCGGCCCCGCGGGCTCCGGCAAGACCGGCAGCGTCGTCTGGCCCATCGCCGAGGCCCTGTGTCTGCAGGCGCTCGCCGGGCGCGCCGCCGTCGTGGTGGTCGGGGCGGCGGGCGCCGGGCTCGGCCCCGGTGACGACTACGACGTGGTCGTCCGGATCGGCCACCCCGAGTCGGTGTACGACCTCGACCTGTACGGCGGCGCCACCGACCCGGACGAGGCCGCGGCCGTGCTCGCCGAGGCGCTCGTCGGCGACCTCGTCGACCCGCACCTGGGCGCCGACACCCGCCGCTCCACGACCGTCCTCGCCCAGCTCCTCGGCCCGTACCACACGGTCCACGGCAGGTTCCCCTCCGTCCCCGGGCTGCGCGCCCTGCTCGACGGCGTCGCCGAGCCGCTCGACGCCCTCCGCAAGGGGCTCCAGGAGCTCGGGCACGAGGTCATGCTGCGCGAGCTCGACGCCCGCGCCCGGCAGTCGGGGCACCCGGGCGACATCGGCGCCACGCTCGCCGACCGGCTCGCGCTGCTCGACCGGCCCGCGTTCGCCGCGTTCTTCGACACGTCGGGGCGGAGCACGCCCTTCTCGCTGCGCGCCCTCGACCACCCGGTGCGGGTCCGCATCGACCTGCCCGAGCGCGGTCACGCCGACGCCTCGCGGATCCTCGCGCGGCTCGTCCTCGCCCAGTTCACGTCGAGCGCCGCCGCCCGCGAGGACCGCTCGCTCTTCGCCTGTCTCGTCCTCGACGACGCGACCGGCACGGTCACCCCGGAGGCGGTGCGCCGGATCCAGCGGCTCAGGTCGGCCAACGCGGGCGTCGTCATGACCCTGCGGACGCTCGACGACGTACCGCGGCCGCTGCGCACACCGCTGCTCGGCGCCGTCGGCTGCCGCATGGCCCTCTCCGGGCTCACCCCGTGGGACGGCCAGGACTTCGCGGAGGTCTGGGGCAAGGAGTGGATCGAGGCGCGCGACGTCACCGACCGGCAGATCATCGCCGAGACCCCCGCGGGCAAGGCCCTGCACGTGCTGCGCCGGGTGATCACGGGGCGCGCGCCCACCGCCCGCGCGGTCACCGTCCGCCAGGTCGAGCGCGAGCGCTGGTCCGCCTCCGAGCTGGCCCACGCCGTGCCGCCGGGGCACGCGGTCCTCTCGCTGACGGACGTACGGGGGGAGCACGCGCCGCCGCTCCTCGTGGATCTGCGGAGCTGA
- the gabT gene encoding 4-aminobutyrate--2-oxoglutarate transaminase — protein sequence MTAIPQERRVVTAIPGPKSQELQARRTAVVAGGVGSVLPVFTARAGGGIIEDVDGNRLIDFGSGIAVTSVGASAEAVVRRASAQLQDFTHTCFMVTPYEGYVAVAEALAELTPGDHAKKSALFNSGAEAVENAVKIARAHTKRQAVVVFDHGYHGRTNLTMALTAKNMPYKHGFGPFAPEVYRVPVAYGYRWPTGAENAGPEAAKQAIDMINKQVGADNVAAIIIEPVLGEGGFIEPAKGFLPEIVKFANDNGIVFVADEIQSGFCRTGQWFACEDEGIVPDLITTAKGIAGGLPLAAVTGRAEIMDAAHAGGLGGTYGGNPVACAGALGAIETMKELDLNAKAKEIESVMKARLSAMAEKFDIIGDIRGRGAMIAIELVKDRATKEPNPEATGALAKACHAEGLLVLTCGTYGNVLRFLPPLVIGEDLLNEGLDIIEAALATV from the coding sequence ATGACCGCCATCCCCCAGGAGCGCCGCGTCGTCACCGCCATCCCCGGGCCGAAGTCCCAGGAGCTGCAGGCCCGCCGCACGGCCGTGGTCGCCGGTGGCGTGGGCTCGGTGCTGCCCGTGTTCACGGCCCGCGCGGGCGGCGGCATCATCGAGGACGTCGACGGCAACCGCCTGATCGACTTCGGCTCCGGCATCGCGGTGACCAGCGTCGGCGCCTCCGCCGAAGCCGTCGTGCGCCGGGCGAGCGCCCAGCTCCAGGACTTCACCCACACCTGCTTCATGGTCACGCCGTACGAGGGCTACGTGGCCGTCGCCGAGGCGCTCGCCGAGCTCACGCCGGGTGACCACGCGAAGAAGTCGGCCCTGTTCAACTCCGGCGCCGAGGCCGTCGAGAACGCCGTCAAGATCGCCCGTGCGCACACCAAGCGCCAGGCCGTCGTCGTCTTCGACCACGGCTACCACGGCCGCACGAACCTCACGATGGCCCTGACGGCGAAGAACATGCCGTACAAGCACGGCTTCGGCCCGTTCGCGCCCGAGGTCTACCGCGTGCCGGTGGCGTACGGCTACCGCTGGCCGACCGGTGCCGAGAACGCCGGGCCCGAGGCCGCCAAGCAGGCCATCGACATGATCAACAAGCAGGTCGGCGCCGACAACGTCGCCGCGATCATCATCGAGCCGGTGCTCGGCGAGGGCGGCTTCATCGAGCCGGCCAAGGGCTTCCTGCCGGAGATCGTGAAGTTCGCGAACGACAACGGCATCGTCTTCGTCGCGGACGAGATCCAGTCCGGCTTCTGCCGCACGGGTCAGTGGTTCGCGTGTGAGGACGAGGGCATCGTGCCCGACCTGATCACGACCGCCAAGGGCATCGCGGGCGGCCTGCCGCTCGCCGCCGTGACGGGCCGCGCCGAGATCATGGACGCCGCGCACGCGGGCGGCCTCGGCGGCACCTACGGCGGCAACCCGGTGGCCTGCGCCGGTGCGCTCGGCGCCATCGAGACGATGAAGGAGCTCGACCTCAACGCCAAGGCGAAGGAGATCGAGTCCGTGATGAAGGCCCGGCTCTCCGCCATGGCCGAGAAGTTCGACATCATCGGCGACATCCGCGGCCGCGGCGCGATGATCGCGATCGAGCTGGTCAAGGACCGCGCGACGAAGGAGCCCAACCCCGAGGCGACCGGCGCCCTCGCCAAGGCCTGCCACGCCGAGGGCCTCCTCGTCCTGACCTGCGGCACGTACGGCAACGTGCTGCGCTTCCTGCCGCCGCTGGTGATCGGCGAGGACCTTCTGAACGAGGGCCTGGACATCATCGAGGCCGCGCTCGCCACGGTCTGA
- a CDS encoding trypsin-like serine peptidase, which produces MEKFWTPERMAEAKPVEEQQARDALAQKELDQEAHQSEPKRERMLRSPSHTFKGIKEVGTFYWARKAGNDFPDRYDYRFCGGTVVPSPGKNLVVSAAHCFDSSDQNENMIFVPKHSSTDPKPYGMFPIKKGSIVKDPGYTGSKKSEENFTGVDVAFLATQPRSDGKKLEDVVGSIPMGFSTGFKHTMHVIGYPYLYGNGNYKPKQDPLSCTTPMKKFTTANARDSKGRLWRGGTFSEVHCDGYVGGTSGGPFIIAGSESPKVIGVTGGWMTGGHSANTSYSSYFDNDVKRIYEAAKAGEQPVGVKLPPLTDSVLPAAGTWKHAKSIANGYFALGSPVPEDRMDMFVKWSDGELTIYRGAGGNKNYFDKEFKVKGANALWRDHAEQIVAGDFTGDNGSDLIVRWSDGEVTLYPSVDENGFHGEYQLAAPNGTWKHAVVMAAGRFGGNKWQDDLVVRWSDGEVTLYQNTGNDKKLGSEIKVVSPGTSEAGTWKHSAQITAGDYAGDDTWDLVVRWSDGELTHYQDFTGTGSSWGEHQWKAPNSLWKHALVVSGGDFTDNPWSDDTIVRWSDGELTLYANGNASGIGTEHQLVVPA; this is translated from the coding sequence ATGGAGAAGTTCTGGACCCCGGAGCGTATGGCCGAGGCCAAGCCGGTGGAAGAACAGCAAGCTCGTGACGCTCTAGCCCAGAAGGAGCTGGACCAGGAAGCCCATCAGTCCGAGCCGAAGCGTGAACGAATGCTGCGGTCGCCCTCACACACCTTCAAGGGCATCAAGGAGGTCGGCACCTTCTACTGGGCGAGGAAGGCAGGCAACGACTTCCCTGACCGGTACGACTACCGGTTCTGCGGCGGCACCGTCGTTCCCTCTCCGGGCAAGAATCTGGTCGTGTCTGCGGCGCACTGCTTCGACAGCAGCGACCAGAACGAGAACATGATCTTCGTGCCGAAGCACAGCTCGACGGATCCGAAGCCCTACGGCATGTTCCCCATTAAGAAGGGGTCCATCGTCAAGGATCCCGGCTACACCGGATCCAAGAAGAGCGAGGAGAACTTCACGGGCGTCGATGTCGCGTTCCTCGCCACCCAGCCACGCAGTGACGGCAAGAAGCTCGAAGACGTGGTCGGATCCATCCCTATGGGCTTCAGCACCGGCTTCAAGCACACCATGCACGTCATCGGGTACCCGTACTTGTACGGGAATGGCAATTACAAGCCGAAGCAGGACCCGCTCAGCTGCACCACGCCGATGAAGAAGTTCACCACTGCCAACGCCCGTGACAGCAAAGGACGGCTCTGGCGCGGCGGCACCTTCTCCGAGGTCCACTGTGACGGCTATGTGGGCGGTACCTCTGGCGGACCCTTCATCATCGCGGGCAGTGAGTCGCCCAAGGTCATCGGCGTCACCGGCGGCTGGATGACCGGCGGCCACAGTGCCAACACCTCTTACTCGTCCTACTTCGACAACGACGTTAAGCGCATCTACGAGGCCGCCAAGGCGGGCGAGCAGCCGGTTGGGGTCAAGCTGCCGCCCCTGACTGACTCAGTGCTCCCTGCGGCGGGTACCTGGAAGCATGCCAAGTCCATCGCCAATGGCTACTTCGCTCTGGGAAGCCCTGTCCCCGAAGACCGCATGGACATGTTCGTCAAGTGGTCCGACGGCGAACTGACCATCTACCGCGGTGCGGGCGGGAACAAGAACTACTTCGACAAGGAGTTCAAGGTCAAAGGCGCCAACGCTCTGTGGCGCGACCACGCCGAGCAGATCGTGGCTGGCGACTTCACTGGCGACAACGGCTCGGACCTCATCGTGCGCTGGTCGGATGGTGAAGTAACGCTGTACCCGTCGGTGGACGAGAATGGGTTCCACGGCGAGTATCAACTGGCGGCGCCCAACGGCACGTGGAAGCACGCCGTGGTGATGGCGGCCGGCCGCTTCGGCGGTAACAAGTGGCAGGACGACCTCGTCGTACGCTGGTCCGACGGCGAAGTAACCCTTTATCAGAACACTGGCAACGACAAGAAGCTCGGTAGCGAGATCAAGGTCGTCTCTCCCGGTACGTCGGAAGCTGGTACCTGGAAGCACTCCGCGCAGATCACTGCCGGAGACTACGCTGGTGATGATACTTGGGATCTCGTAGTGCGGTGGTCTGATGGTGAATTGACGCACTATCAGGACTTCACCGGTACTGGTTCCTCCTGGGGCGAGCACCAGTGGAAGGCCCCCAACAGCCTGTGGAAGCACGCCCTTGTGGTAAGCGGCGGCGACTTCACCGACAACCCTTGGTCCGATGACACCATCGTGCGGTGGTCGGACGGCGAACTCACGCTCTACGCCAACGGCAACGCATCGGGCATCGGCACAGAGCATCAGCTCGTAGTGCCAGCGTGA
- a CDS encoding phosphatase PAP2 family protein, which yields MGTLLFALLTWQIAADGPVRRLDERLGRALSGALLPRPLAEFFADLGNMTVALPVLAAALAYTAWRGRRAGTHRWWLPPLLAALAMAAVPALVVPLKAAVDRGAPPGMDGTGYYPSGHTATATVAYGAATLLLLPCLRAPRALTAVCVLVNLAVGLGLVVSGYHWPADVVASWLLCGGLLWVMSLGRSTRRSSSRTPGC from the coding sequence GTGGGCACGCTGCTCTTCGCCCTTCTCACCTGGCAGATCGCCGCCGACGGCCCCGTGCGCCGGCTCGACGAACGCCTCGGCCGTGCCCTCTCCGGCGCGCTGCTGCCCCGCCCCCTCGCCGAGTTCTTCGCCGACCTGGGCAACATGACGGTCGCGCTTCCGGTGCTCGCCGCCGCCCTCGCGTACACGGCGTGGCGCGGCCGCCGTGCGGGCACGCACCGCTGGTGGCTCCCGCCGCTGCTCGCGGCGCTCGCCATGGCCGCCGTGCCCGCTCTGGTCGTACCTCTGAAGGCGGCCGTCGACCGCGGCGCCCCGCCGGGCATGGACGGCACCGGCTACTACCCCTCCGGCCACACGGCCACCGCCACCGTCGCCTACGGCGCCGCCACGCTCCTGCTCCTCCCCTGCCTGCGCGCCCCGCGCGCCCTGACCGCCGTCTGCGTCCTGGTGAACCTCGCCGTGGGACTCGGCCTGGTCGTCAGCGGCTACCACTGGCCCGCGGACGTCGTGGCGAGCTGGCTGCTGTGCGGGGGGCTGCTGTGGGTCATGTCGCTCGGCCGAAGTACGCGTCGAAGTTCTTCGAGAACTCCCGGTTGTTGA
- a CDS encoding M1 family metallopeptidase, whose amino-acid sequence MAKWEALIFPRLAQWALAAVLLVTTSTACTASRSHTADASEVVAKPGAAGRGDPLFPTLGNGGYDVSHYALALDYVPETNHLKGTATITARATQGLSSFNLDLAGLTVRAATVDGRKARFSRKDNELIVTPAKAVGDGHTFKTTVTYDGAARMMKGADGGLEGWIETDDGSTALGQPSGSMTWFPSNNHPSDKATYDITVTVPKDEDGDPYDVVSNGELIKEEDKGDRVTRHWRAEEPMASYLANVSVGYFEIHKGWTSDDLPVYVAIDPDEAEDAEDVKDLVPEVIDWASENFGPYPFSSVGAIVDHLPGLDYALETQTKPYFEEAPEETLLVHELAHQWFGNSVTPRAWKDMWLNEGLATYAEWLWQEDQDGKPAQKTFEEFYEGTHPDSDGIWGFPPADPPSGARVSDAPVYGRGAMVVHKVREAVGDDTFYDILQTWTDRYRHRNADTQMFIALCEEKSGKDLSGVFETWLFNGKKPASI is encoded by the coding sequence ATGGCCAAATGGGAGGCACTCATCTTTCCCCGACTAGCACAGTGGGCTCTGGCCGCGGTGCTTCTCGTGACCACGAGCACAGCGTGCACCGCTTCCAGGTCGCATACTGCGGACGCATCGGAAGTCGTGGCGAAGCCAGGGGCGGCCGGGAGGGGAGACCCTCTGTTCCCTACGCTGGGCAATGGCGGCTATGACGTCTCCCATTACGCCCTGGCTCTCGACTACGTTCCCGAGACTAACCACCTCAAAGGCACCGCGACCATCACCGCGCGCGCGACCCAGGGCCTGAGCAGCTTCAACCTGGACCTCGCCGGGCTGACGGTGCGCGCGGCCACGGTGGACGGCAGGAAGGCTCGATTCAGTCGTAAGGACAACGAACTGATCGTCACGCCCGCGAAGGCGGTCGGGGATGGGCACACCTTCAAGACCACCGTCACTTACGACGGTGCCGCGAGAATGATGAAGGGTGCCGACGGAGGGCTGGAGGGCTGGATCGAGACGGACGATGGCTCGACCGCCCTGGGCCAGCCATCCGGTTCCATGACGTGGTTCCCGAGCAACAACCACCCCTCGGACAAGGCGACGTACGACATCACGGTCACCGTGCCCAAGGACGAAGACGGAGACCCGTACGACGTGGTGAGCAACGGGGAGCTGATCAAGGAGGAGGACAAGGGCGACCGCGTCACCCGGCATTGGCGCGCCGAGGAGCCCATGGCGAGCTATCTCGCCAACGTCTCCGTCGGCTACTTCGAGATCCACAAGGGCTGGACCTCCGACGACCTGCCCGTCTATGTCGCCATTGATCCGGACGAGGCCGAAGATGCCGAAGACGTCAAGGATTTGGTGCCCGAGGTCATCGACTGGGCTAGCGAGAACTTCGGGCCGTACCCCTTCTCCTCCGTGGGTGCCATCGTCGACCACTTGCCTGGACTCGACTACGCCCTGGAGACCCAGACCAAGCCGTACTTCGAGGAGGCGCCCGAGGAGACACTGCTGGTGCACGAACTGGCGCACCAGTGGTTCGGGAATTCCGTTACCCCGCGCGCGTGGAAGGACATGTGGCTCAACGAGGGCCTCGCCACGTACGCTGAGTGGCTCTGGCAGGAGGATCAGGACGGCAAACCGGCCCAGAAAACCTTCGAGGAGTTCTACGAAGGCACGCACCCTGACAGCGATGGCATATGGGGCTTTCCTCCGGCTGATCCGCCCAGCGGGGCCCGTGTATCCGACGCTCCCGTCTATGGACGGGGCGCCATGGTGGTACACAAGGTACGTGAGGCTGTCGGCGACGACACCTTCTACGACATCCTCCAAACCTGGACGGATCGGTACCGGCACCGGAACGCCGACACCCAGATGTTCATCGCCCTGTGCGAGGAGAAGTCGGGAAAGGATCTTTCCGGGGTGTTCGAAACGTGGCTCTTCAATGGGAAAAAGCCTGCGAGTATCTGA